The proteins below are encoded in one region of Rhododendron vialii isolate Sample 1 chromosome 7a, ASM3025357v1:
- the LOC131334213 gene encoding B3 domain-containing protein Os04g0386900-like isoform X3, protein MSASPISNSRKSEIKEDEFWPLSEKPYFSIVLSQSQLNGHLSLPVKIGRALPSSSVPLILSCCGKNWDMVYLGERSQGKLNSGWKTFARDNNLKVGDACVFELMESGSDVIRFRVQILRGDFPPELEERVNGETSYTPIVLD, encoded by the exons ATGTCG GCCTCACCCATATCGAACTCTAGAAAGTCTGAAATTAAAGAAGATGAATTTTGGCCACTTTCTGAGAAGCCATACTTCAGTATTGTTCTTTCCCAGAGTCAGCTCAATGGTCATTTG TCCCTTCCAGTCAAAATTGGCCGGGCCCTGCCTTCCAGTTCTGTCCCTTTGATTCTGAGTTGTTGCGGCAAGAACTGGGACATGGTTTATCTTGGAGAGCGTTCGCAAGGAAAGCTCAACTCTGGATGGAAAACATTTGCTCGTGATAATAATCTGAAGGTTGGGGATGCTTGTGTTTTTGAACTCATGGAGTCCGGCAGCGATGTCATAAGGTTCAGAGTTCAAATCCTCAGAGGTGACTTCCCACCTGAATTGGAGGAGCGGGTTAATGGTGAGACTTCATACACTCCTATTGTCCTTGATTAG
- the LOC131334213 gene encoding B3 domain-containing protein Os04g0386900-like isoform X1 codes for MSTEQGAGIPSNEVENNQMENPQASPISNSRKSEIKEDEFWPLSEKPYFSIVLSQSQLNGHLSLPVKIGRALPSSSVPLILSCCGKNWDMVYLGERSQGKLNSGWKTFARDNNLKVGDACVFELMESGSDVIRFRVQILRGDFPPELEERVNGETSYTPIVLD; via the exons ATGTCG ACGGAGCAAGGTGCAGGTATTCCAAGCAACGAAGTTGAAAATAACCAGATGGAGAATCCGCAGGCCTCACCCATATCGAACTCTAGAAAGTCTGAAATTAAAGAAGATGAATTTTGGCCACTTTCTGAGAAGCCATACTTCAGTATTGTTCTTTCCCAGAGTCAGCTCAATGGTCATTTG TCCCTTCCAGTCAAAATTGGCCGGGCCCTGCCTTCCAGTTCTGTCCCTTTGATTCTGAGTTGTTGCGGCAAGAACTGGGACATGGTTTATCTTGGAGAGCGTTCGCAAGGAAAGCTCAACTCTGGATGGAAAACATTTGCTCGTGATAATAATCTGAAGGTTGGGGATGCTTGTGTTTTTGAACTCATGGAGTCCGGCAGCGATGTCATAAGGTTCAGAGTTCAAATCCTCAGAGGTGACTTCCCACCTGAATTGGAGGAGCGGGTTAATGGTGAGACTTCATACACTCCTATTGTCCTTGATTAG
- the LOC131334212 gene encoding AUGMIN subunit 7-like → MAAKQMEEIQKKLAMLNYPRANAPAQSLLFAGMERYALLEWLFFKLLGDKSPFSQQNLQGDGMDRDEETARIQYLAEIAKFLGITMTIEIEAIQGRGSYEDRTEMLQVIVDLVEASIYADNPEWSVDEQVTRDIQLIDAISERQAQIFSEECKLFPADVQIQSIYPLPAISDLEKQLAEQSNRFLNLQEMVGDLASKHAYNPDEDYAEVEAKLREHLESFLETARSFNTIYTKEIRPWTHMMEVPQLHGFGPAANRLLEAYKMLLKFLGNLRNLRDAHAAVTVGSSETITSEPSSVARIISECESALTFLNRDLGILSASIAREQGKEVNL, encoded by the exons ATGGCGGCGAAGCAAATGGAAGAGATACAGAAGAAATTGGCGATGCTGAACTACCCGAGAGCCAATGCTCCCGCGCAGTCCCTTCTCTTCGCCGGCATGGAGCGTTACGCCCTTCTCGAATGGCTCTTCTTCAA GCTGTTAGGTGACAAGTCTCCATTCTCTCAGCAAAATCTGCAAGGGGACGGCATGGATCGGGACGAAGAGACCGCCCGTATCCAAT ATTTAGCTGAGATTGCAAAGTTTTTGGGTATCACCATGACTATCGAGATAGAAGCAATTCAA GGAAGAGGAAGCTACGAAGATCGAACTGAAATGCTTCAGGTTATTGTAGATCTTGTAGAGGCAAGCATCTATGCTGATAATCCTGAATGGAG TGTTGATGAGCAGGTAACACGGGACATACAACTAATAGATGCCATCTCTGAAAGACAAGCTCAGATTTTTTCCGAAGAGTGCAAGTTGTTTCCTGCAGATGTGCAGATTCAATCGATATATCCatt GCCTGCCATTTCTGATTTGGAAAAACAGCTTGCAGAGCAGTCAAATAGATTCTTGAATCTGCAAGAGATGGTCGGTGACTTGGCATCAAAG CATGCTTACAACCCAGATGAGGATTATGCGGAGGTAGAAGCAAAATTACGTGAGCATTTGGAATCGTTCTTAGAAACTGCAAGATCCTTCAATACGATTTACACCAAG GAAATTCGACCATGGACACACATGATGGAGGTACCACAGCTTCATGGGTTTGGTCCAGCTGCTAATCGCTTGTTGGAGGCATACAAGATGCTTTTGAAG TTTCTAGGAAACTTGAGGAATCTTCGGGATGCACATGCAGCAGTGACGGTTGGTTCATCTGAAACAATTACTAGTGAGCCCTCTTCCGTTGCAAGAATAATCTCAGAGTGT
- the LOC131334213 gene encoding B3 domain-containing protein Os04g0386900-like isoform X2, translated as MENPQASPISNSRKSEIKEDEFWPLSEKPYFSIVLSQSQLNGHLSLPVKIGRALPSSSVPLILSCCGKNWDMVYLGERSQGKLNSGWKTFARDNNLKVGDACVFELMESGSDVIRFRVQILRGDFPPELEERVNGETSYTPIVLD; from the exons ATGGAGAATCCGCAGGCCTCACCCATATCGAACTCTAGAAAGTCTGAAATTAAAGAAGATGAATTTTGGCCACTTTCTGAGAAGCCATACTTCAGTATTGTTCTTTCCCAGAGTCAGCTCAATGGTCATTTG TCCCTTCCAGTCAAAATTGGCCGGGCCCTGCCTTCCAGTTCTGTCCCTTTGATTCTGAGTTGTTGCGGCAAGAACTGGGACATGGTTTATCTTGGAGAGCGTTCGCAAGGAAAGCTCAACTCTGGATGGAAAACATTTGCTCGTGATAATAATCTGAAGGTTGGGGATGCTTGTGTTTTTGAACTCATGGAGTCCGGCAGCGATGTCATAAGGTTCAGAGTTCAAATCCTCAGAGGTGACTTCCCACCTGAATTGGAGGAGCGGGTTAATGGTGAGACTTCATACACTCCTATTGTCCTTGATTAG